Genomic segment of Canis lupus dingo isolate Sandy chromosome 9, ASM325472v2, whole genome shotgun sequence:
gaggcagagacacaggcagagggagaagcaggctccatgcaccgggagcctgacgtgggattcaatcctgggtctccaggatcacgctctgggccaaaggcaggcactaaaccactgcgccacccagggatcccagatgcaAAGATCCTGCGGTGGAAAAGGGGCTGGGAGCATATAGAgtgaggtgagagagagaaggtgagccCAAAAGAGTAGATAGTGGCCTGACCACACAGGACGCTGGGGGCTGTGAAGACAGGTTTTTTGAAGGTCAGAGGacaaagtgggggggggggtcccaagACAACAGCCAGCTCAGTTTGTTCTTTGCTTTGAAGACAAGCAGCTTTAGCAGAGTCTTGCCCTTCTCCGGTGGTTGTGATGGCACAGCCCATCCCTGTCCTGACCCCGTCCCACCTCATCGTTCCTTCGAGCCCTTGACTGCACCCGGGCCCCTTCCCTTGTCTCCTAAATCCTCCGTGGTGATGCCCTCACCCTCCTGAGTGGCCCCGGACAATCTCATTAGTATAGGGTCAGGGGACAATCCTAATCAGCTTACCCAGAAGGTGGATAAATGGCCAGCCGGCACCCTGCTGGGGGATACCTGGCCACTCACACCCGTGACCCTGAGACCTGCCCAGGGCTTGGTGAGTAGTGACCTTCCCCAGTGGCCTGTCTTGGCTGCCACTTACCCGAGGCTCAGAGGGCGGGGAGTTGGCGGGCGTTTCGCTGCCACACTGAGGTCTGTCCTATCCAGAGAGGCTCCCAGCCAGTCACCTTCGGCTCCCCTGTATCAGGTGATGGTTGCAGGCAGTCCCCAGGGCCACCCTCTCAGCTAACCCGAGTGGGCATCGGCCGCAGACtggactggggctggggcagctggGAGAGCTTGGATGGTGGTTTGCACGAGGCCGGCATCTGAGAGTAGCCATCCTGTATGGGTTGGGGTGTGCACACCGGGCCCACggcctggggcaggtggaggggtCCGGCTGGGCCTACACCACCTGGGCTGGGGACGTGGGCGTCAGGGGCCAGAGCAGCCGGGACCACCAGGCCTGCTGCTGGCCGCTGTGGACCCCGTGCACCTCCTGGGCTGGTGCAGGTTCTGGCCCAGAGGACACATCCCAGGGAGGAAGGGTCATGTGGGGTGCAGCCTTCCCCTGGTGGGACCACCTGTCCTCGCCCACCCGTTGGTCTCAGCCCTGATGCTGTAGCCAGCAGCTGGTGGTGGCCCGAGGCTGCGCTCAGGCACTGCAGAGGGGGCCCAAGGGGGGTGGTGCCTGGGCATCTGGCGTGAGGGGCTCCTGTCTGTGTCATGAGCTACCCCCGGAACTTTCTAGGCTCACAGCGGCCCTGAGAGATTAGAGTCACCCTCTGGTGCTAATAGGCTTAGGGGAAGCCGAGTTGCCCTTGAGCAGGGTCAGTGGGGCTTAGGGTgtccagggagaggcagaggggaggtcACCCTGTGCAGCGGGTTCAGGGACACCCGCAGCTGACACACTGCTGCCCAAGGCAGTGTCTGAGCCAGTGAGTGGCCAGCGGATTTGCCAGGAGAGGGAAGAgactgcggggtgggggtggggagacggTTGCTCAGCTCAGCTCGGGACTGGTTCCCAGAcaggcccctccctgcccagcaccctgCCCTCCAATTCTCCCTTGACTGTTACTGGCACTGCTTGGTGCCCGGCCACCAGGAATGACACTGGgtgtccctgcccccagggatTGCGGTGGGTGGGAACGCAGAAGGGGAGACTCCCGAGGGGGTGCAGCTGGGGGCCTCATTCCCCCTGCCTGACCCCAggtggagccccacgtggagtTGGCTGGCTGCTCCTGCTGGGGTCATGCTCAGGGCCCCCTGGGTCTCCTGTTCCAGGACTTCCTCTGTTCAGCTGGTTGAGACCTGCAAGGGGGGCAGCCGCAGGGGGGCTGACTGGTGTGCCCCCAGCCCACAGCGTGAGGGAGTCTAGAAGCCAGACGTCGCCGTGGGTTCTCTGCCAACCTGGCCATGAACCTGGAGCCACCGAAGGCCGAGATCCGGTCGGCCACCAGGGTGATTGGGGGGCCCGTCACTCCCAGAAAAGGGCCCCCCAAATTTAAGCAGCGGCAAACCAGGCAGTTCAAGAGCAAGCCCCCCAAGAAAGGCGTCCAAGGGTAAGCAGAGCTGGCGGAGGGGCCCAGCCGCAGGCTACCCAGGAATTGGGGGGGGCGGCCACCCTTTCCTGGCTGAGGTCGGTCCCACCATCCTACTAGGCTGGGGTGGTGCCCCTCATTCCTCAGCATGGAGGTGGGAGGGCTCGGGGCCCCCTGGCACTGTCCCCCTGAGGACCACACTCACTGCCCCTTAGTGACTGGGCCACAGCCCCCGCACCAGCCTGTGTCCCCGCAtgcacccccactcccctcctcctGGCCACTGGCCCTGACCACTCTGTCCTGCAGGTTTGGGGACGACATCCCTGGAATGGAAGGCCTGGGGACAGGTATGACGGCATCTAGGGTCTTCCCAGATCCCCCAACTCTCCCGCGGGCCGTGGGCCTGGGGCCCTGTGCTCCCTGTGCTGTCTCCAGCCGGAGCTTACCTAGGGCATCGCCCCAAGCCTGTCTGTCCTCTGCCCCAACCCCGAGCTTTAGCCTCACCGAGGGGCTGCTCCTTTCAGTGGGTTCGCCGGGTACTTGGAGGTGCCGGAGAGCACCGAGGGGCCCTCGCTGTCCTCTCACCTCCCTGGCGTGCTGTACCCGTACGCTTCCCTCGACACCCTGGGAAGAGGACCTCTGGGCGTGGACAACAGGGCCACGACCCCCCTGATGCCCTGTCCCTTCTCCTGCAGACATCACGGTCATCTGCCCTTGGGAGGCCTTCAACCACCTGGAGCTGCACGAGCTGGCCCAGTACGGCATCATCTAGCGCCAGAGCCTGACCCAGAGGCTTGGGGCCAGGGTCCCTGCCGCCCACTCCGCTCCCTGCTCCGGGTGCCTGCGAGGAGGCCGGCCCCCCCCCGCGGTGTCCAGATGGCCCAGTGTGTGTCTGGAGACCCTCGCAGGGTGGCAGCCTCAGCCCCCAGACGCCCATTACCAGAAGCCCAccagctccctgcaggacccCTCGGGCCCTGCTTCACTTCCACAAACACCGGCCCACAGACCTTCTCTTAGGGCAGGAAGGCCAGGCAGGTGTCCCAGGAATGTGCATCACACCCCGCTCCCCTCCTTTGGTCTAGTGACGAGGACGAGCCCCCCTCACTAGTCTTCCCAGCTGGCGCCCTTGAGCTGAGTGGGCAAGGGGGGGGGTCCCCGGCGGCCTCAGAGCAGCAGCCCTCTGAAGCCAACACAGCAGCAGGAAGCATCCTGTCCAGCATTGCCCATGCTTGCTGTCCCTGTTTCAGAGTAAAGTTAGTGTGGCCCCCACTCACTTGTCTGGAGTGTGTaggggggcagggctggagggtGCAGGTCTGTATGGATGAAGGTGCTGGGGGCAGCGGGGCCCTGGCCAGGCCATGAAGGAGGGAGACCCATTAGATGCAGAGCCTGGCcggtgggggtcggggggtggTGGGGGTCAGGGGCCGGGAGTCGGGGGCTGGGCAGCACTGGtgaggctgggaggaggagagCGCAGCCCTGCCGCCCAGGTGAGGGGACAGGTGCAGGGAGAGTGGGCAGTCAGCCGAGTGGCCCAGCCAGCCCGTCCTTGGATGTCCACTGCGGCTGGACAGGTGCCCACCAGTGACCCCGCAGTCCCCCCCCACCCGGACGCCGCACCCTGGGGAATCGGGCACACCTGCACGCACAGGCCTAGTAAAACTGTCCCCAGCAGCAGTTGCCACCtggaagccacccaagtgtgTGTCCACATAGACCAGGGGCATTTGTGGGGTGTCTTCATCCCACAGGGACCAGATGGTGATTCTTGGCAAGGGCTCTCTGTGATCCCATTTATGTGAAAGCCAGAAAAACTCACGGTAACTGAAGGCGCTGAAGGCCAGCTTGGGTGgccacagggaggagggagagcagccCGCTGCCGTGGGCCCCTGACCCTGCCTCGGGTCCCCGTGTTCACGTCGGGAAGAGTCCCCACGCTGCCCGCTTGAGACTGGTGCCATTTACCGTATGAGCCATGCATCTCACGAAAGTTTATTCCCGCCTGGGTCTTGCTTCCGGCCACCACAGTGGACGGGAAAGGGCCGGCCGGTGGTAGGGGAGTGGGGCCACAGGGCTGGGCCTCAGCGGCAGGCATCTGGGGGGCTTAGAGCCTCGGGCGGGGGTCGGAGGTGACGGTCAGGGCAGAGAGGTGGAGGCCTGATGGAGTTCCATCCAGTCTTGGCAGGCGCGAGCCCTCCCCACTGGCCAGGCCCCTCATCCAagcagccggggggggggggggggggggggggcagactcTGCTTACACAGGCCTCGGGCGGtgtgggcggggtggggtggggcggggggccatgcctggctcaggggctgaggACAAAAGTCTCCAAAAGAGTGTGACATCAAGTGGTGGCAGGGGGCTCGCCCTAGCAGGGTTGAGGGAACCGGGAAGGAGGTGGACATGGGGCGGGAGGCACAGCAGGTGGAGGAGACCAGGGGTCTGGGCCATGCATGGTGACTCGATGCCTTTCCTGGGTGTCCTGCTGGGCTGTGAGCCCTGGGCCAGCCGGGCCACTTAGGCAGGGGGCCTCTCCCTGGGTGCCCCCGTCCCCGCGGTTCTGGAGCTCTGCAGCAGCCCCTTGCGAACCGCCAGGGCCCTCAGCAGCCCGGCGGCCAACAGGAGCTCGGCCCCCTGGACTGCGACGACTGCGATCGCATAGACGCCAGTGGCCCGGAGGCTCCTGCGGAGCCACCCTCGCAGCAGGGGGCCACAGCCCTGCAGATGCACCACCCTCTGAGCGGCCTCCTCATCCAGGCCCAGAGCTCCGAGGCCACACGGGTCGCTGACGGCCGCCGCATCTTCCCTGGGGCGGATGCAGCAGGAGGCGGGAAGGCTGCAGGCCTGGGCTCCCGGGGAGCTGCAGTTAAAGTGCCTGTGAGGGCACAGGGGCCTCAGACTGCGGGCGGGGCCCACGGTGCGGGGCCCGGTGCCAAGGCGGGTGCCCCTTACCTGCCCTTCAAACCGCCGCGGCCGCACACTCACATGCGCGCACGCGGGCTTGTGCACTCGATGCCCCGCTTCCTACGGTTTGTCCTGCAGGCGGCGGCCTCTGCACACGCAGGCTCGCCCCCGCCCAACCTCACACACAAGCTCTCGTCTCCCGGAAGAGTGGGCCCCGCCAAGCAAGGACCCTTCCTGACACCACGGGGGCTGCCACAGTCCAGTCACACACGGCCCACCAACGAGAAGGCCACGTGGATGCTTCTAGAATGCCTGGCACTTTTTAGTTGGGTACTGGTGGCTGGTTCTCAGGTGTCTATATGACTCCACTACTCATGTCAGTTGTCCTCAAGCAGAATGTAAAAACATACCGTGCCATGTTCCTAAATAGACAATGCTTACAGACACACAGACGGAGACACGACACAGACAcatgtacagacacacacacacacagacacgtaTGCAGACACAgacctagacacacacacatgcacacacacagacacatgcatagACACACAGACATGTGCACAAGAGACACATGCACACGCaagatgcacacacatgcacagatacacgcatgcacacaacagacacacacccacatgcacagacacacgcCGTAGAGGGAGACCTGTGGAGTCCACAGCGATGTCCCCAAGAGCCTAAGTTCACTTGACATTCAGACGTTTTGCATGACGACCTCACTGAAAGCACTCCTCACTTCCTAGTCTGCGGGCTCAGTCTCCCACTAAGATCCCTGTCCACCTGGTCCTGGTGAAAACCCGAGGCGGGGTTTGGCCTGGGcctgagtgtgtgtatgtgcgtgtgtgcgcacACTCGTGTGCCAGCGACTGTATCCATGTGGGTGTACGCGGGTGTGGCCTGCTGACCACCAGGGACTGCCCCCTGCACCTGCCGCGCCTGCCCCGTGGCCTCTGGGACTCACAGGTTCCTCGTCCAGTCCTGGTAGGAAGACACCCCACAGCACTGCAGCCCACGCTGCACCTGGTCGATGAGGAAGTGCAGGTCGGGGTCATCCTGATAGTGGGCGACGGCCGCACGCAGGGTGTACTCCAGGCCGTCCTGCAGTGGGCCCCACAGGGCCACCAGCAGGGCACCCAGCACAGCTTCCAGCAGCAGGAAGGCGAGGAGACCCCCAGAGAAGCAGTGCAGCAGGCAGGCGTTCTCACAGAGGGCACCCAGGCAGCCTGCCAGGCTCACTGCGCCGACCGCCAGCCCCCCCAGCGCCAGCCCCAGCATGGGGTCTCTGGGCAGGGCCACCCCACCACTCCCCAGGGGCCCCTTGACTGCCAAGCCCCAGAGCCCGATGGCCAGGGCCAGCAGACCAAGCAGAGAGAAGACAAAGTTGAACAGGAAGGTCAGGTACTTCAGGCAGCTGCTTCccaaggggagaggggag
This window contains:
- the PDE6G gene encoding retinal rod rhodopsin-sensitive cGMP 3',5'-cyclic phosphodiesterase subunit gamma, which encodes MNLEPPKAEIRSATRVIGGPVTPRKGPPKFKQRQTRQFKSKPPKKGVQGFGDDIPGMEGLGTDITVICPWEAFNHLELHELAQYGII
- the TSPAN10 gene encoding tetraspanin-10 encodes the protein MNGPSGAWLHGTRPLEPPRPPRASEPLPCCQAPTPGHQQVTCLSSIMLRLRSPCLFLVPPQGAGCWALPGSSPLTSHHPGPAPREDQIWRAGGDPASPLPLGSSCLKYLTFLFNFVFSLLGLLALAIGLWGLAVKGPLGSGGVALPRDPMLGLALGGLAVGAVSLAGCLGALCENACLLHCFSGGLLAFLLLEAVLGALLVALWGPLQDGLEYTLRAAVAHYQDDPDLHFLIDQVQRGLQCCGVSSYQDWTRNLHFNCSSPGAQACSLPASCCIRPREDAAAVSDPCGLGALGLDEEAAQRVVHLQGCGPLLRGWLRRSLRATGVYAIAVVAVQGAELLLAAGLLRALAVRKGLLQSSRTAGTGAPRERPPA